attagagacACCCCCGTTTCTGCGCTCTTTGTATTAGAGACACCcccgtctctgcgctctttgtatTAGACACCcccgtctctgcgctctttgtatTAGAGACACCCCGTctctgcgctctgtgtattagagacGCCCCGTctctgcgctctgtgtattagagacGCCCCGTctctgcgctctgtgtattagagacGCCCCCCGTCTgtgcgctctgtgtattagagacACCCCCGTctctgcgctctgtgtattagacACCCCCGTctctgcgctctgtgtattagagacGCCCCGTctctgcgctctgtgtattagagaagccccgtctctgcgctctgtgtattagacACCCCCGTctctgcgctctgtgtattagacACCCCCGTctctgcgctctgtgtattagagacGCCCCGTctctgcgctctgtgtattagagacGCCCCGTctctgcgctctgtgtattagacACCCCGTctctgcgctctgtgtattagacACCCCGTctctgcgctctgtgtattagacACCCCCGTctctgcgctctgtgtattagagacGCCACGTctctgcgctctgtgtattagagacACCCCCGTctctgcgctctgtgtattagagacGCCCCGTCTgtgcgctctgtgtattagagatGCCCCGTctctgcgctctgtgtattagagacGCCCCCGTCTgtgcgctctgtgtattagagacGCCCCGTCTgtgcgctctgtgtattagagacACCCCCCGTctctgcgctctgtgtattagagacGCCCCGTctctgcgctctgtgtattagagacGCCCCGTCTgtgcgctctgtgtattagagacGCCCCCCGTctctgcgctctgtgtattagagacACCCCGTCTgtgcgctctgtgtattagagacGCCCCGTCTgtgcgctctgtgtattagagacGCCCCCCGTctctgcgctctgtgtattagagacGCCCCGTCTgtgcgctctgtgtattagagacACCCTGTCTgtgcgctctgtgtattagacACCCTGTCTgtgcgctctgtgtattagacacctccgtctgtgcgctctgtgtattagagtCTCTgacgtctctttctctctctcaggatGCCTGATGCTGCCAGCGTCCAGTTTTGGTGAGTCTGATACCGGGgcacggggcgagagagagaccgggacacggggcgagagagagaccgggacatggggcgagagagagaccgggacacggggcgagagagagaccgggacatgggtcgagagagagaccgggacatgggtcgagagagagaccgggacacggggcgagagagagaccggggcacggggcgagagagagaccgggacacggggcgagagagaccgggacacggggcgagagagagaccgggacacggggcgagagagagaccgggacacggggcgagagagagaccgggacacggggcgagagagagaccgggacacggggcgagagagagaccgggacacggggcgagagagagactgggacagggggcgagagagagaccgggacacggggcgagagagagaccggggcagggggcgagagagagaccagggcagggggcgagagagagaccgggacacggggcgagagagagaccgggacacGGGGCGAGACCGGGAaccggggcgagagagagactgggacagggggcgagagagagaccgggacatggggcgagagagagaccgggacacggggcgagagagagaccgggacacggggcgagagagagaccgggacacggggcgagagagaccgggacacggggcgagagagaccgggacacggggcgagagagagaccgggacacggggcgagagagagaccgggacacggggcgagagagagaccgggaaccggggcgagagagagactgggacagggggcgagagagagaccgggacatggggcgagagagagaccgggacacggggcgagagagagaccgggacacggggcgagagagagaccgggacacggggcgagagagaccgggacacggggcgagagagagaccgggacacggggcgagagagagaccgggacacggggcgagagagagaccgggacacggggcgagagagagaccgggacacggggcgagagagagaccgggacacggggcgagagagagaccgggacacggggcgagagagaccgggacacggggcgagagagagaccgggacacggggcgagagagagaccgggacacggggcgagagagagaccgggacacggggcgagagagagaccgggacacggggcgagagagagaccgggacacggggcgagagagagaccgggacagggggcgagagagagaccgggacagggggcgagagagagaccgggacagggggcgagagagagaccgggacacggggcgagagagagaccgggacacggggcgagagagagaccggggcacggggcgagagagagaccgggacacggggcgagagagagaccgggacacggggcgagagagagaccgggacacggggcgagagagagaccgggacacggggcgagagagagaccggggcacggggcgagagagagaccggggcacggggcgagagagagaccggggcacggggcgagagagagaccggggcacggggcgagagagagaccgggacacggggcgagagagagaccggggcacggggcgagagagagaccgggacacGGGGCGAGAGACCAGgacacggggcgagagagagaccgggacacGGGGCGAGAGACCAGGACACGGGGCGAGAGACCAGgacacggggcgagagagagaccgggacacggggcgagagagagaccggggcacggggcgagagagagaccggggcacggggcgagagagagaccgggacacggggcgagagagagaccgggacacggggcgagagtgagaccgggacacggggcgagagagagaccgggacgcggggcgagagagagaccgggacgcggggcgagagagagaccgggacacggggcgagagagagaccgggacagggggcgagagagagactgggacagggggcgagagagagaccgggacacgggcgagagagagaccgggacacggggcgagagtgaccgggacacggggcgagagagagaccggggcagggggcgagagagagaccgggacacgggcgagagagagaccgggacacgggcgagagagagaccgggacacggggcgagagagagaccggggcacggggcgagagagagaccgggacgcggggcgagagagagaccggggcaCGGGGCGAGAGTGACCGGgacacggggcgagagagagaccggggcagggggcgagagagagaccgggacacgggcgagagagagaccgggacacgggcgagagagagaccgggacacggggcgagagagagaccggggcacggggcgagagagagaccgggacgcggggcgagagagagaccggggcGCGGGGCGAGAGTGACCGGgacacggggcgagagagagaccggggcagggggcgagagagagaccgggacacgggcgagagagagaccgggacacgggcgagagagagaccgggacacggggcgagagagagaccggggcacggggcgagagagagaccgggacgcggggcgagagagagaccgggacacGGGGCGACAGAGACACCGGGGCACGGggcaagagagagatcaggacaCGGGGCGAGAGTGACCGGGACACGGGGCGAGAGTGACCGGGACACGGGGCGAGAGTGACCGGgacacggggcgagagagagactgggacagggggcgagagagagactgggacagggggcgagagagagactgggacacGGGGCGAGAGTGACCGGGACACGGGGCGAGAGTGACCGGGACACGGGGTGAGAGTGACCGgggcagggggcgagagagagaccggggcagggggcgagagagagaccgggaaacgggcgagagagagaccgggaaacgggcgagagagagaccgggacacGGGGCGATAGAGAGACCGgggcagggggcgagagagagaccgggacagggggcgagagagagaccgggacacgggcgagagagagaccgggacaggggcgagagagagaccgggacagggggcgagagagagaccgggacagggggcgagagagagaccgggacagggggcgagagagagaccgggacagggggcgagagagagaccgggacagggggcgagagagtgaccgggacacggggcgagagagagaccgggacacggggcgagagagagaccgggacacggggcgagagagagaccgggacacggggcgagagagagaccgggacacggggcgagagagagaccgggacacggggcgagagagagaccgggacacggggcgagagagagaccgggacacggggcgagagagagaccgggacacggggcgagagtgagaccgggacacggggcgagagagagaccgggacacggggcgagagagagaccgggacacggggcgagagagagaccgggacacggggcgagagagagaccgggacacggggcgagagagagaccgggaccCGGGGCGAGACCGGGAaccggggcgagagagagaccgggaccCGGGGCGAGACCGGGAaccgggcgagagagagaccgggacacggggcgagagagagaccgggacacggggcgagagagagaccgggacacggggcgagagagagagaccgggacacggggcgagagagagagaccgggacacggggcgagagagagaccgggacacggggcgagagagagaccgggacacggggcgagagagagaccgggacacggggcgagagagagaccgggacacggggcgagagagagaccgggacacggggcgagagagagaccgggacacggggcgagagagagaccgggacagggggcgagagagagaccgggacagggggcgagagagagacctggacagggggcgagagagagaccgggacagggggcgagagagagaccgggacagggggcgagagagtgaCCGGGACACGGGGCGAGACCGGGAaccggggcgagagagagaccgggacacggggcgagagagagaccgggacacggggcgagagagagagaccgggacacggggcgagagagagagaccgggacacggggcgagagagagaccgggacacggggcgagagagagaccgggacacggggcgagagagagaccgggacacggggcgagagagagaccgggacacggggcgagagagagaccgggacacggggcgagagagagaccgggacacggggcgagagagagaccgggacacggggcgagagagagaccgggacacggggcgagagagagaccgggacacggggcgagagagagaccgggacacggggcgagagagagaccgggacacggggcgagagagagaccgggacacggggcgagagagagaccgggacacggggcgagagagagaccgggacacggggcgagagagagaccgggacacggggcgagagagagaccgggacggggggcgagagagtgaccgggacgggggggcgagagagtgaccgggacggggggcgagagagagaccgggacggggaggcgagagagagaccgggacaggggggcgagagagagaccggggcggggggcgagagagagaccgggacggggggcgagagagagaccgggacatGGGGGCGAGAGAGTGACCGGGACACGGGGCGAGAGAGACCGggacggggggcgagagagagaccgggacacgggggtgagattggggggggtcaGATAGACCGGGAcatggagcgagagagagactggggcagggggcgagagagagaccggggcggggggtgagattgggggggggcagATAGACAGGGAcatggggcgagagagagaccggggcagggggtgagattggggggggggcagatagaCTGGGACTGGGCTATAGACTGTGTGACGATGCCTTTCTCAGGTCTGTTACAatgcctccctccccctccgtccccccagacccctctccctgccccccggGGTTCTTCCTCTGCAGTTCCCGCTGCGTCCCCCTCTCGTCTCGCTGCGACGGATCCTACGACTGTGACGACCGCTCGGACGAGCTCTGGTGTCCCCCCCGCTGCAGCCTCACTCTGCGGGACTTCTACGGGGTCTTCACCCCCCCGGGGTACCCCGGAACCCcgccctccccgcctcccccctcctgctcgtGGCACATTGACTCCGGCGACGGCCGTGGCCTCTCCCTGAGCTTCTCCGCTGTGCAGCTGTCCGACTCCGACGCGCTCCTGGTGTACGAGGCGCGTTTCGGGGACGTGCCCGACCTCCTCCGGGCCCTGGACCGGCAGAGCAACGGCAAATCTGTCACCGTGGAGTCCGCCGGGGGGAGAGTCCTCGTCATTTACCAGTACGGCTCCGACTCTCCCGGTGGCCCCGTAACCCCCGACTCTGACCCCCGCAGCTCCGGCGCCCACGGCTCCGGCTCTAGGTCTCCCGCCTCTGCCGACCCAGTGTCCGAGGCTCTTGGCTCCCGCCCTCGATTCGCCGCCTTGTGGTCGCCGGCGCCCCGGCCGCGCGGCTTCAACGCCACCTACCGCGTGCGCGGCTTCTGCCTGCCGTGGGACAACCCCTGCGGCAACAGCCCGGGCCTCCTGCGCACTGACGGCGGCGAGGAAGGCGGCGGCTGCTACACCGACGCGCAgaagtgcgacggcacctgggacTGCACCAACGGTCGCGACGAATCCAAGTGCCTGGGCTGCACCGACGGGCACTTCCCGTGTGCCATGGGCCGAGCGTGTTACCCCCCGGGCGAGCGCTGCAACTACCAGACCTCGTGCCAAGACGGCACGGACGAGCGGGGGTGCCGGGGGTGCCAGCCGGGGGGTTTCCACTGCGACCTGGAGCGGTGCGTGTACGAGGCGTGGGTGTGCGACGGGCAGGCGGACTGCCGGGACGGCAGCGACGAGGCGGCCTGCAGCTACATCCTCCCCCGGAAGGTCATCGCCGCCGCCGTCATCGGGAGCCTGATCTGCGCCACGCTGCTGGTCGTGGCACTGGGGTGCACCTGCCGACTCTACAGCACGCGGGCGCGGGAGTACAGGTGAGGAGggcgcgcggggggagggggcggcgagcccaagagctgacacttagCCTGACTCTTCCCCTCTCTCGGCGCAGCGTGTTCGCGCCGCTCTCCCGGATGGACGCGGAGCTGATCCAGCAGCAGGCTCCGCCGTCGTATGGTCAGCTGATCGCGCAGGGAGCCATCCCGCCGGTGCCGGATTTCCCCACGGAGAGCCCGAGCGATGTGAGTGCGacgcgtgtgtgtttgtgtgtgtgtgtgtgtgtgtgagtgtgtgtgtacacgcgcaCCTGGATAACGTGGCCAATAGGATTGAAAATAGAGGgttttcatagtcaccgctccctgtgtcccagaccctatcccgatcatttcatagtcaccgctccctgtgtcccagaccctatcccgatcatttcatagtcaccgctccctgtgtcccagaccctatcccgatcatttcatagtcaccgctccctgtgtcccagaccctatcccgatcatttcatagtcaccgctccctgtgtcccagaccctatcccgatcatttcatagtcaccgctccctgtgtcccagaccctatcccgatcatttcatagtcaccgctccctgtgtcccagaccctatcccgatcatttcatagtcaccgctccctgtgtcccagaccctatcccgatcatttcacggtcaccgctccctgtgtcccagaccctatcccgatcatttcatagtcaccgctccctgtgtcccagaccctatcccgatcatttcatagtcaccgctccctgtgtcccagaccctatcccgatcatttcatagtcaccgctccccgtgtcccagaccctatcccgatcatttcatagtcaccgtgccgtgtcccagaccctatcccgatcatttcatagtcaccgctccctgtgtcccagaccctatcccgatcatttcatagtcaccgtgccgtgtcccagaccctatcccgatcatttcatagtcaccgctccctgtgtcccagaccctatcccgatcatttcatagtcaccgctccctgtgtcccagaccctatcccgatcatttcatagtcaccgctccctgtgtcccagaccctatcccgatcatttcatagtcaccgctccatgtcccagaccctatcccgatcatttcatagtcaccgctccgtgtgtcccagaccctatcccgatcatttcatagtcaccgctccgtgtgtcccagaccctatcccgatcatttcatagtcaccgctccgtgtcccagaccctatcccgatcatttcatagtcaccgtgccgtgtcccagaccctatcccgatcatttcatagtcaccgctccctgtgtcccagaccctatcccgatcatttcatagtcaccggctccctgtgtcccagaccctatcccgatcatttcatagtcaccggctccctgtgtcccagaccctatcccgatcatttcatagtcaccggctccctgtgtcccagaccctatcccgatcatttcatagtcactggctccctgtgtcccagaccctatcccgatcatttcatagtcaccgctccctgtgtcccagaccctatcccgatcatttcatagtcaccgctccctgtgtcccagaccctatcccgatcatttcatagtcaccgctccctgtgtcccagaccctatcccgatcatttcatagtcaccgctccctgtgttccagaccctatcccgatcatttcatagtcaccgctccctgtgtcccagaccctatcccgatcatttcatagtcaccgctccctgtgtcccagaccctatcccgatcatttcatagtcaccgctccctgtgtcccagaccctatcccgatcatttcatagtcaccgctccctgtgtcccagaccctatcccgatcatttcatagtcaccgtgcCGTGTCCCAGactctatcccgatcatttcatagtcaccgctccctgtgtcccagaccctatcccgatcatttcatagtcaccgtgccgtgtcccagaccctatcccgatcatttcatagtcaccgctccctgtgtcccagaccctatcccgatcatttcatagtcaccgctccctgtgtcccagaccctatcccgatcatttcacggtcaccgctccctgtgtcccagaccctatcccgatcatttcatagtcaccgctccctgtgtcccagactctatcccgatcatttccTAGTCAccggctccctgtgtcccagaccctatcccgatcatttcatagtcaccgctccctgtgtcccagaccctatcccgatcatttcatagtcaccgctccctgtgtcccagaccctatcccgatcatttcatagtcaccgctccctgtgtcccagaccctatcccgatcatttcatagtcaccgctccctgtgtcccagaccctatcccgatcatttcatagtcaccgctcccagTGTCCCAGactctatcccgatcatttcatagtcaccgctcgctgtgtcccagaccctatcctgatcatttcatagtcaccggctccctgtgtcccagaccctatcccgatcatttcatagtcaccggctccctgtgtcccagaccctatcccgatcatttcatagtcaccggctccctgtgtcccagaccctatcccgatcatttcatagtcactggctccctgtgtcccagaccctatcccgatcatttcatagtcaccgctccctgtgtcccagaccctatcccgatcatttcatagtcaccgctccgtgtcccagaccctatcccgatcatttcatagtcaccgtgccgtgtcccagaccctatcccgatcatttcatagtcaccgctccctgtgtcccagaccctatcccgatcatttcatagtcaccgctcccagtgtcccagaccctatcccgatcatttcatagtcaccggctccctgtgtcccagaccctatcccgatcatttcatagtcaccgctccctgtgtcccagaccctatcccgatcatttcatagtcaccggctccctgtgtcccagaccctatcccgatcatttcatagtcaccggctccctgtgtcccagaccctatcccgatcatttcatagtcaccgtgcCGTGTCCCAGactctatcccgatcatttcatagtcaccggctccctgtgtcccagaccctatcccgatcatttcatagtcaccggctccctgtgtcccagactctatcccgatcatttcatagtcaccggctccctgtgtcccagaccctatcccgatcatttcatagtcaccgctccctgtgtcccagaccctgtcccgatcatttcatagtcaccgctccctgtgtcccagaccctatcccgatcatttcatagtcaccgctccctgtgtcccagaccctatcccgatcatttcatagtcaccgctccgtgtcccagaccctatcccgatcatttcatagtcaccgctccgtgtcccagaccctatcccgatcatttcatagtcactgctccgtgtcccagaccctatcccgatcatttcatagtcaccgctccctgtgtcccagaccctatcccgatcatttcatagtcaccgctccctgtgtcccagaccctatcccgatcatttcatagtcaccgtgccgtgtcccagaccctatcccgatcatttcatagtcaccgctccctgtgttccagaccctatcccgatcatttcatagtcaccgtgcCGTGTCCCAGactctatcccgatcatttcatagtcaccgctccctgtgtcccagaccctatcccgatcatttcatagtcaccgtgccgtgtcccagac
The Ascaphus truei isolate aAscTru1 chromosome 13, aAscTru1.hap1, whole genome shotgun sequence DNA segment above includes these coding regions:
- the LRP10 gene encoding LOW QUALITY PROTEIN: low-density lipoprotein receptor-related protein 10 (The sequence of the model RefSeq protein was modified relative to this genomic sequence to represent the inferred CDS: deleted 2 bases in 2 codons) → MSLLVTLLLCGCLMLPASSFDPSPCPPGFFLCSSRCVPLSSRCDGSYDCDDRSDELWCPPRCSLTLRDFYGVFTPPGYPGTPPSPPPPSCSWHIDSGDGRGLSLSFSAVQLSDSDALLVYEARFGDVPDLLRALDRQSNGKSVTVESAGGRVLVIYQYGSDSPGGPVTPDSDPRSSGAHGSGSRSPASADPVSEALGSRPRFAALWSPAPRPRGFNATYRVRGFCLPWDNPCGNSPGLLRTDGGEEGGGCYTDAQKCDGTWDCTNGRDESKCLGCTDGHFPCAMGRACYPPGERCNYQTSCQDGTDERGCRGCQPGGFHCDLERCVYEAWVCDGQADCRDGSDEAACSYILPRKVIAAAVIGSLICATLLVVALGCTCRLYSTRAREYSVFAPLSRMDAELIQQQAPPSYGQLIAQGAIPPVPDFPTESPSDGSLMGNLRSLFQLLHQTPAPPLGGALEPLPRRRPPRPIRRLLRRLRRWGLLPPRTPGSQADPPLNQTSSPPEGTSENGNLPSAPLLPVKTPLEPAHSSSPQTDAPAPPPLHRRGLMGMMQAVRGRILHPLGVEVHEEESGEPETGEEEDEMLLLPLPEGAGAWEGAAGDVGLIVC